The sequence CGCTACCCTGGGGTATTACCGCGACTACAAAATATTGCCGATCTAAACCAGCCCAAGCCGAGTTGTTAAAAGAAGGATTTTCGTCTTCAAGATCTTGAGTATTATAACGTTGAACTGACTCTTCATTATAACACAAGCCAGAAATCATATCAGCGGCTGGAACAAACATACTTGGCGTTTCTGCCATAGCATTAGGAGCTAAACCCATTACTATTTCACTACCCACATAAACTTGGCTTTCGCCCTTATTCTCAATTTGTAAATCGTAACTTATGCCATATTGGTCAGGCTGCACTATTATAGTCAAAGTCGCTTGCACCGCTTGAAAGGTGCCTGACAAAACAAATTTTTCTGGTCCCCGTTCAATAAAACTTAGCGGTATTGCTTTATCACCAATTTTAATAGTGACTTGTGCTTGCCTTTGAGCACCATCAATTTCTGCTGTTACTAACGAAACTGGTTCAACTTCTGCGCCCTTACTGCGAACTTCATGGTATTTATGTAGTAATAACTTGTTTAAACCACCGCGATCGCCAATTTCTCCACTAAAAAATTCTGTAGAAAATGGGGCTACGGTTTCTTTCGCTAGTGTTGGGGCAACTGAAGCTACTTCAACATTTGCAGGAGCTTTAGTAATTGCATCTGCTTTAACCGAACTAGCTGAATTTTCAACAGCATTAGCAGACGGACCCGTAGCATTTGATACGATGTGACTATTTGTAGCAGCAACGCTATCGGGCTTAGCTGGTGGTGGCGGATGTATAATCTTCACTAACGCCTGCCAACCAAAGAAAATCCCCAGCGTCAGTACTATTGCTAACATGACTCTTCGTTGCTCATCCATAAAAAAACTCCGATACTTTTACTATTTATACTAAATATAATCGTGTTTACATCTCGACTTATTTGGCACTGGGTCATATCCACCAGGATGCCACGGATGGCAACGACTAATACGCCGTAACATCAAATAACTGCCATGCCATACCCCATGCCGCTCAATTGCATTAATCGCATATTGAGAACATGAAGGATAAAATCGACAACGACCACCAATAATATATGCGAGCGTATAACGG comes from Deltaproteobacteria bacterium and encodes:
- the yidC gene encoding membrane protein insertase YidC; translation: MDEQRRVMLAIVLTLGIFFGWQALVKIIHPPPPAKPDSVAATNSHIVSNATGPSANAVENSASSVKADAITKAPANVEVASVAPTLAKETVAPFSTEFFSGEIGDRGGLNKLLLHKYHEVRSKGAEVEPVSLVTAEIDGAQRQAQVTIKIGDKAIPLSFIERGPEKFVLSGTFQAVQATLTIIVQPDQYGISYDLQIENKGESQVYVGSEIVMGLAPNAMAETPSMFVPAADMISGLCYNEESVQRYNTQDLEDENPSFNNSAWAGLDRQYFVVAVIPQGSAGKCRVNIDKANLLVNYDLGGVNLAPTKNWNRQFVLYLGPKREADLKAVNPALSQVIDYNIWGIPLGFLARPMVLVLNVFYGLTGSWGIAIILLTFLVKALLFPVTYKSVVSMRRMSLIRPEIEKLKERYGKDRERMQLEQVKLFREKGINPLGGCLPMLLQMPVWFALYRTLWTAVDLYQQKFLWLDNLTAKESFPFLSIAFGLLTVLQQKLTPTTIDSKQAKMMMYVMPVVFAFFMIGLPSGLVLYIVVNSILTIIQQLVINRRKVTL
- the yidD gene encoding membrane protein insertion efficiency factor YidD codes for the protein MRWVLIALIYIYRYTLAYIIGGRCRFYPSCSQYAINAIERHGVWHGSYLMLRRISRCHPWHPGGYDPVPNKSRCKHDYI